ATCATGACTCCGTGTTGAGTATAGGTGTGCGGTCGTTGGTCGGCAACGGGCGGCACAACTGGTCGTGGGCAGGTCAATGCTGTCTCCTTTATTTCTGGTTCCTGTACGTCATGACATACCCGAACTGTCAGTTCTCGTCGAGAGTCAAGTAATCCGAATCAATAGAAGCGATTCCTCAAAGATTACGAGGCAAAGATCTTAGGGCGATCAAGGCATGCGGAGATTCCATTATGCAACAGAAAAAGGCGTTTGGATACAAATACAGCCTTGTAAGAGTACGACACTTTGAGCGTAGTCATCAGGCGAACTCAGCACCGATGGACGGCGGCTTCAAAACCCTTGAACGCGTTGCCCCCATTCGCATCGTAAGAATAAATGCTACTATGAATTGATTCTTGCTTGTATCGTGTCCTGAGTGACTTTTGGTAGCAGTACGTGATTGAGTTCGACTTTTCGGACGACGCCCTGTCTAACGACGAACACAGCATGGAGCCGCGCCCTGCTAGGGAGACAGTTCCGCGAATCTTTCGTGTTCTCTCCCCCTATTGGCGCATCCTTGCTCTAACTTCGATACTGACTCTGTTCGTCTCGATTCTCTGGCTGATTCCACCCGCCTTACTGGGCAGAATCATTGATGACGGAATTCTGTCAGGCGACACTCGGTTGCTTGCCATTCTTTCTGCCGTCACGGTAGGCGTCGCTTTGACTCTGCTGGCGCTTTCCTTCCTGTCGGACTATCTGCTGTCATTCGCCGCCCTGAAGGTGGTGCGGCGGGTTCATATCATGCTGTTCGAGTCTCTACAGAATCAGTCGTACGGCTTTTTCGTGCGCACCGACCAGGGCACGATTGTCTCCCGACTGTGGAACGATGCGTTTGGCACTCAGATATTCGTTCATTCGCTGATTCGTAATGCGCTTGGCAGCGTCGTTCTCTTCGCCAGCACGCTGATCTTTATGCTCGTGTGGAACTGGCAGTTAGCGCTCCTGTCCATACCATTCCTGCCTGTGGTGCTCTGCGTGTCCTTCTTCGTGGGAAGATTGAACCGCAAGTTTACCGAGAGAGTGTTTGCCAAGTACGCCGAGATAATGTCCTTCGCCACCAGCAGGCTGAGCATAGACGGATTCATCGTCATCAATGGGTTTGGATACGACAAGTCGGCCGACCTCAAGCGGTTTTCCGACGAGACGGCGGAGTTGATCAGCCTGTCGGTAAAGCAGGACATGACCCTTCAGGGGGTCAGTACGGTCTTCAATGTTGTTCCAGTGTTCATCACCGCCTTGATATACCTTTACGGCGGCACGCAGGTCATAGGCGGCGAAACCATCCTGGGGACGATAGTTGCGTTTGCGACCCTTTCCGTGATGCTTGCCGAGAGGATGTCGGGTATGGCAAGCTTGATCGTGACGTTGATTGGTTCACTGGCCCTGTTCGACCGGATCTTCCAATGGATAGACCTTGAGCCCGACGTAAGGGACTTGCCTGGTGCGCAAGACCTAAAGGACACGCACGGACATATTACATTCGACAATGTGTCATTCGAGTACGAACCCGGCGCTCCCGTGGTCGAGAACCTTTCCTTCGAGATTGACACCGGCGAACTGGTCGCACTGGTAGGACCGAGTGGTGCCGGAAAGACCACAGTAACTTACTTGACCCTCAGGTTCTACGATCCTGATGGAGGCAGCATCACGCTGGATGGACGTGACCTGCGCGATATTCGACTTGCTTCCCTAAACCGATACACATCCATCGTCCCCCAGGAAAGCGTCATATTTCACGCCACTGTGAAGGACAACCTCCTGATAGCAAAGCCGGATGCCACCGCAGAAGAGCTCGTCGCAGCTTGCAAAGATGCGCAACTACTTGCACTTGTAACGAGCCTGCCTGAAGGATACCAGACCGTTGTGGGAGAGATGGGGTACAGACTCTCCGGCGGCGAGAGGCAGCGGCTGGCGATTGCGAGAGCTATACTGAAGAAGCCGCGCCTTCTCGTCATGGATGAACCGACATCCTCGCTCGACTCGATAACCGAACGTGCGATCCGCGACGCTCTCGCTTCCCTGCGGCGTGGCGAAGAAAGGACGACCACCATTGTGATAGCGCACAGGCTCACAACCATTCTTGCCGCAGACAAGATCCTCGTTTTGGACAGGGGGCGCTTAATCGACTCTGGACGGCATTCGGAACTGCTTGAAAGGTGCGACCTCTACAGGCGACTGTATGAGGAACAGTTCGCTTCGCAAGCTGCGGAGAATGTAGGGAGCGGTGTCTGAGTGGGTGGCCACCATCGTCAGAAAGCACCTGCGTGCCCCCGTAATCGTGGAAGGAAATAGATACAAACCTAGCCGCGCTGCCTACCGTGGAGCACAT
The Chloroflexota bacterium DNA segment above includes these coding regions:
- a CDS encoding ABC transporter ATP-binding protein — protein: MIEFDFSDDALSNDEHSMEPRPARETVPRIFRVLSPYWRILALTSILTLFVSILWLIPPALLGRIIDDGILSGDTRLLAILSAVTVGVALTLLALSFLSDYLLSFAALKVVRRVHIMLFESLQNQSYGFFVRTDQGTIVSRLWNDAFGTQIFVHSLIRNALGSVVLFASTLIFMLVWNWQLALLSIPFLPVVLCVSFFVGRLNRKFTERVFAKYAEIMSFATSRLSIDGFIVINGFGYDKSADLKRFSDETAELISLSVKQDMTLQGVSTVFNVVPVFITALIYLYGGTQVIGGETILGTIVAFATLSVMLAERMSGMASLIVTLIGSLALFDRIFQWIDLEPDVRDLPGAQDLKDTHGHITFDNVSFEYEPGAPVVENLSFEIDTGELVALVGPSGAGKTTVTYLTLRFYDPDGGSITLDGRDLRDIRLASLNRYTSIVPQESVIFHATVKDNLLIAKPDATAEELVAACKDAQLLALVTSLPEGYQTVVGEMGYRLSGGERQRLAIARAILKKPRLLVMDEPTSSLDSITERAIRDALASLRRGEERTTTIVIAHRLTTILAADKILVLDRGRLIDSGRHSELLERCDLYRRLYEEQFASQAAENVGSGV